The Plasmodium reichenowi strain SY57 chromosome 2, whole genome shotgun sequence DNA segment tcgatataataatatccTTCATTTGTATTTGAGCCTTTATTAAGGCAAGAGATATACAGGTTAATGTTGCACTTAAACATCCTACGAAAAAAAACacgtatatataaacaataaaatattcatatatatatatatatatatatatatatatatttgtgttctcatatataattaatttcCATAGCTACCTCCATCATCTTGAATTATcaaacattttattttaatagAACATTGAGGATATTTTTccaataaaataatatttgaaATACATTCAATCAATAAACTCtttatatcatcatctCTTTgctaataaaaaaaaaatatatatatatatatatatcatataatcatttatatttataatataaaagggctatataaatattatgaacaaaaccaaaaaaaaatatNNNNNNNNNNNNNNNNNNNNNNNNNNNNNNNNNNNNNNNNNNNNNNNNNNNNNNNNNNNNNNNNNNNNNNNNNNNNNNNNNNNNNNNNNNNNNNNNNNNNTATTCCCTAATGAATAGAAACATGAAGAACCATAGTTTTCATCTTCTCCTAATTTGATAActaagaaaaaaaaaaaaaaaaaaaaaaaaacatatatacatacgtatatatatatatatatatatatatatatatatttatttatttattttattatatataatatcaactgttatgtatttttgttttaattttaaaaaattacacATATCCCTGATTTCGTTATTCTTGCGATTGTTTATCCTTTTGAAACTTCCATTATTCAAATTTTCTTCATAAATTTTCTCAAATTTACTTTTGCAATTGAAATGTGGTAATGGAGCTCTATACTTCAACATTTATACAAACAACTTTATATTAATGTTTAACGGAGCGttcaatatatacaatatttttgttttcggtttagtttttttataattcctatttttttttttttttttttggaaatATCTAccatattttttgttaacatatatatttatatatatataaatatattaaataagaatatatactaacatgatattataaatttataaatatgtttagaagcattattaatatattaatatattagtAAATCTccataaaaaatacaaaaacaaaatgggaaagaaaaggaaaaaaaaaaaaaaaaaaataaaataaaataaaataataataataataatatatattatatatatagtaataataataaaatatattttttgtaaatgaaaattttaattttaattctattttatttttttcaatattaaaaattttcaatttaatatataccttattatatatatatttttttgaagaaatatttactatattattcttttatatactatacatatatatatatatatattatatatatatatataaatccaactgtataattttttatttttgtttactaaaaatttatgatatatatttaattatttatttattgattttatgataaaaatatgcGCGATACAACATTTttcaaattatatatgtacaataaaaatagaatagatttttttattgcttccatataaaataatgtttttaaaaGGATACACCTCTAATGTGgtattaattatattaacatttttCATTCTACTAacaaaagaagaaaaaaatataaaaaataatatctctggatattgttttttgaattttggattaaaaaaa contains these protein-coding regions:
- a CDS encoding 3'exoribonuclease, putative (part of same gene as PRSY57_0208100B~gap found within coding sequence) → MLKYRAPLPHFNCKSKFEKIYEENLNNGSFKRINNRKNNEIRDMFIKLGEDENYGSSCFYSLGN